In Gottschalkia purinilytica, the sequence AAATTAGTTAAGGAGGTTAAATAAATGAAAAATAATATTTATTTACCTTTTAAATCAAAAATCATAGACATAATACCCCAAACCGATATAGATTTTACATTTAGAATGGAATTTAAAGGAGATGTAAAACCAGGACAATTTTTCGAAGTATCAATTCCAAAGTATGGGGAAGCTCCTATATCTGTATCAGAAATAGGTGAAGATTATGTAGATTTAACTATTAGGAGAGTTGGAAAGGTCACAGATATAATACATACATTTTCTCAAGGACAACATCTCTTTTTGAGAGGTCCTTATGGAAATGGATTTGATATAAATATATATAAGAATAAAGAAATAATTATTGCTGCCGGTGGGACTGGACTTGCACCTGTTAAAGGTGTTATAGATTACTTTATTAAGAATTTAGAAGAAGTTAAGAAATTTACTCTTATATGTGGTTTTAAGTCTCCAAAAGATATACTTTTTAAAGAAGAGGTTGAAAAATGGAATAAATATATAGATGTTATGCTAACAGTAGACGAATCAGATGAAGAATACAATGGAAGGAAAGGACTTATTACAGAACATATTAAAGATATTTCAATAAAAAATTTAGATGAAACAAATGTAATAGTGGTAGGCCCTCCTATTATGATGGAATTTACTACAAAAGAATTTATAAAAAGAGGGATAAATGAAGAAAATATATGGGTTTCTCATGAGAGAAAGATGTGTTGTGGAGTAGGAAAATGTGGTCATTGCAAAATTAATGATGTATATATTTGTTTAGATGGTCCTGTTTTTAACTATAGTAAAGCTAAGGCACTAGTAGACTAAGGGGTGAAAATATGGATATAAACACAAAAAAATTAAAGAAAAATGCTTTTAGAGTGACTAAGGAAAGAGGAAAGACAGCAGCTAGGATAAGAGTACCAGGGGGACATATAGAGTCAAAACATTTAAGAATATTACAAAACATAGCTGATAAATATGGGAATGGAACACTTCATATAACTACAAGACAAGGATTCGAAATACCTGGAATACCTATGAAATATATACCAGATGTAAATAAAGAATTACAAAGTATAATAGAAGGTTTAGAAATAAATCAAGTAAGTCCTAATAGCGGATATCCAGCATCAGGAACTCGAAATGTATCTGCATGTATAGGTAATAATGTGTGTCCTTTTGCAAATTACAACACAACTAAATTTGCCAAAAATCTAGAAAAGGCTATATTTCCAAATGATTATCATGTTAAAATAGCTCTGACTGGATGTCCTAATGATTGTATTAAGGCTAGAATGCAAGACTTTGGAATTATAGGAATGACAGATCCAGAATATGAGGCTTATAGATGTATAGGATGTGAAGTATGTGTTAAGAACTGTAAGAAAAAAGTAACTGGAGCTTTGAAATTTGAAAATTATAAAGTTAAGAGAGATAGTGAAAAGTGTATAGGATGTGGAGAATGTATATTAAAATGTCCTACTTCTGCTTGGACTAGAAGTAATGAAAGATATTATAAACTAGTTATTATGGGGAGAACAGGAAAGAAAAGACCAAGAATAGCGAAAGAGTTTGTCACATGGATAGATGAGAAAAGTATAATTAAAATAATTTTAAATACTTATGACTATATAGAGAAGTATATAGATAAAGATGCCCCAGGAGGAAAAGAACATATAGGATATATAGTAGATAGAACTGGGTTTCAGGAATTTAAAAAATGGGCGTTAAAAGATGTAGAATTGGGTGAAAAGGCTATAGTAGAGTCTAATATATATTGGGAGTGAACTACTACCACTTATAGAAGTGGATGGCTTCCTAGTCAATATCTCTAATGAGACAAGTTTATCTAGGCTCTAAAGGTTGAACCAACCTCGGAATATAGCATAAGAACTTCTATATTGGCGTATATACTTGGTTTTCGCTATACCAACTGGGCGAGTGCTTGAATATTTTACGCTATAGAGTATTTCCTATAGCAACTCTATATATTCAGTTTTTAGTTGTTCTTGAAGTTATAGCATCACAATTTAGTAAATACATCTAGTATTTACTAAATTAGTATTAGCTATCTCACACCTAGAGAGTATGGGAGAATTTCACACAGTCTGTTAAAAAGAGCAGGATTACATCCTGCTCTTTAATCTTTTGTATTTATTTAAACCTATTACAGCTGCACCTATAGCACCATTAAGTTGGGATAAAGGAGATGTGTATACTTTTTTCTTTAATTTATTGCTTATTATATTTGTAAGTTCATTACTTTGAGCGAGACCGCCAGTGAACATTATATCTTCTTCTATACCAACTTTACTTGCTAAAGTCACGATACGATTTGCAATAGAGTGTAGTATTCCACTTGCTACAGATTCTTTAGAGGAACCATTTGCCAACATACTTATTACTTCAGATTCAGCAAATACAGTACACATACTATTTATAGATTCAGGTACAGCTCCTTTTGTTAAATTATCTATATCTTTGATATCAGAACCTAGTAGATTAATCATGACTTGAAGAAATCTGCCTGTACCTGCAGCACATTTATCATTCATTAGAAAATCTACAACGTTACCGTTATTATCTAGTTTTATAACTTTACTATCCTGACCACCTATATCTAGTATAGTTCTGACATCATTATTTAAAAAATGAGCAC encodes:
- the asrB gene encoding anaerobic sulfite reductase subunit AsrB; translation: MKNNIYLPFKSKIIDIIPQTDIDFTFRMEFKGDVKPGQFFEVSIPKYGEAPISVSEIGEDYVDLTIRRVGKVTDIIHTFSQGQHLFLRGPYGNGFDINIYKNKEIIIAAGGTGLAPVKGVIDYFIKNLEEVKKFTLICGFKSPKDILFKEEVEKWNKYIDVMLTVDESDEEYNGRKGLITEHIKDISIKNLDETNVIVVGPPIMMEFTTKEFIKRGINEENIWVSHERKMCCGVGKCGHCKINDVYICLDGPVFNYSKAKALVD
- the asrC gene encoding sulfite reductase subunit C gives rise to the protein MDINTKKLKKNAFRVTKERGKTAARIRVPGGHIESKHLRILQNIADKYGNGTLHITTRQGFEIPGIPMKYIPDVNKELQSIIEGLEINQVSPNSGYPASGTRNVSACIGNNVCPFANYNTTKFAKNLEKAIFPNDYHVKIALTGCPNDCIKARMQDFGIIGMTDPEYEAYRCIGCEVCVKNCKKKVTGALKFENYKVKRDSEKCIGCGECILKCPTSAWTRSNERYYKLVIMGRTGKKRPRIAKEFVTWIDEKSIIKIILNTYDYIEKYIDKDAPGGKEHIGYIVDRTGFQEFKKWALKDVELGEKAIVESNIYWE
- a CDS encoding acyl-CoA dehydratase activase; amino-acid sequence: MYSIGIDSGSVATKGIVFDGQIIEHIIIPTGWSPKNACEEVLLTLLDKTGIKKEHAFIVATGYGRVSIDFADKTLTEITCHAKGAHFLNNDVRTILDIGGQDSKVIKLDNNGNVVDFLMNDKCAAGTGRFLQVMINLLGSDIKDIDNLTKGAVPESINSMCTVFAESEVISMLANGSSKESVASGILHSIANRIVTLASKVGIEEDIMFTGGLAQSNELTNIISNKLKKKVYTSPLSQLNGAIGAAVIGLNKYKRLKSRM